From Phycodurus eques isolate BA_2022a chromosome 1, UOR_Pequ_1.1, whole genome shotgun sequence, one genomic window encodes:
- the LOC133403160 gene encoding protein jagunal homolog 1-B has protein sequence MASRAGPRATGTDGSDFEHRERVASHYQMSVALKSEIRKLNIVHLLIWMLMAAQVTVSHLSLVSHKTIASPYQWEYPYLLSVIPTAFSFMALPRNNISYLVISMISAGLFSVAPLIYGSMEMFPFAQQLYRHGKAYRVIFGFSAVMVMYLVIVISVQVHGWQIYYSKKLLDQWFTSTQEKKKK, from the exons ATGGCTTCCCGGGCAGGACCGCGTGCAACGGGCACAGATGGCAGTGACTTTGAACACAGGGAGCGAGTGGCCTCACACTACCAAATGAG CGTGGCTCTGAAGTCTGAAATCCGTAAACTCAACATCGTCCACTTGCTGATCTGGATGCTAATGGCCGCTCAG GTGACAGTGAGCCATCTGAGTCTGGTGTCCCACAAAACAATCGCTTCTCCATACCAGTGGGAGTACCCGTACCTCCTCAGCGTTATTCCCACCGCCTTCAGCTTCATGGCTTTGCCACGTAACAACATCAGCTACCTGGTCATCTCCATGATCAGCGCTGGGCTTTTCTCCGTGGCGCCGCTCATCTACGGCAGCATGGAGATGTTCCCGTTTGCTCAGCAGCTGTATCGACACGGCAAAGCCTACCGTGTCATCTTTGGTTTCTCGGCGGTGATGGTCATGTATCTGGTGATCGTCATTTCCGTGCAGGTGCACGGCTGGCAGATCTACTACAGCAAGAAGCTTCTGGATCAGTGGTTCACCAGCAcgcaggagaagaagaagaaataa